From Primulina tabacum isolate GXHZ01 chromosome 2, ASM2559414v2, whole genome shotgun sequence, one genomic window encodes:
- the LOC142537922 gene encoding loganic acid O-methyltransferase-like, which produces MAAPMNAGSGTYSYANNSSYQRTGFNSAKNLIKDVLIQSVDVKTLMASTSNTFTITDLGCSTGPNTFLAMENIIHAIEQKYRSQGNDSSCLEFQVFFNDQVSNDFNTLFASLPVNRNYYAAGVPGSFRGRLFPNSSICLAYCASSIHWLSKIPEQLVDKNFKAWNKGKIHYTDARDEVVSAYAAQFHEDMDGFLNARGKEIVRGGMIVIISPGVPDGVLANHVGITFRFVESILIAMVKEGLIKQDEVDSFNIPHVYPSIKQMSKIVDKNGCFSVVKMELRNTRTDLEASLDRDGGIMHLRAAMEGTFLKHFGRKTSEELFKRTIQQKSKLYDMLDKSGSEIGAQIFAVLVRK; this is translated from the exons ATGGCAGCTCCAATGAATGCAGGCAGTGGCACATATAGCTATGCCAACAATTCAAGTTACCAG CGAACAGGCTTCAATTCGGCGAAAAATCTGATCAAGGATGTCCTGATCCAAAGTGTTGACGTGAAAACCCTGATGGCATCAACTTCAAACACGTTCACAATCACAGATTTGGGTTGTTCAACTGGACCCAACACTTTCTTAGCCATGGAAAACATAATCCATGCCATCGAACAAAAGTATCGCTCCCAAGGCAACGATTCCAGCTGCCTCGAATTCCAAGTTTTTTTCAACGACCAAGTTTCAAATGACTTCAATACCCTATTTGCATCTCTTCCTGTTAATAGGAACTACTATGCAGCAGGGGTGCCAGGGTCTTTTCGAGGCCGGTTGTTCCCAAACTCATCCATTTGCTTAGCATATTGCGCTTCTTCGATCCATTGGCTTTCCAAGATACCTGAACAACTGGTTGACAAAAACTTCAAGGCGTGGAATAAAGGTAAAATTCACTATACGGACGCAAGGGATGAAGTTGTGTCTGCTTATGCAGCACAATTCCATGAGGATAtggatggatttttaaatgcGAGAGGGAAAGAGATCGTGCGAGGGGGGATGATTGTGATAATCTCGCCTGGTGTGCCTGATGGAGTTCTTGCAAATCATGTCGGAATAACTTTTCGTTTCGTCGAATCCATCCTCATTGCGATGGTCAAAGAG GGACTGATAAAACAAGATGAAGTGGACTCATTCAACATCCCTCACGTATATCCTTCAATCAAACAAATGTCGAAAATCGTGGATAAAAATGGGTGTTTCAGCGTTGTGAAAATGGAGCTAAGGAACACCAGAACAGACCTCGAAGCATCTTTGGACCGTGACGGTGGGATAATGCACCTTCGAGCTGCGATGGAAGGAACTTTTCTCAAACATTTTGGAAGGAAAACATCTGAAGAACTCTTTAAAAGGACCATTCAGCAGAAATCAAAGCTTTATGACATGCTGGATAAATCAGGAAGTGAGATTGGAGCTCAGATATTCGCGGTTCTAGTGCGAAAATGA